The DNA segment AATTACATCCAGTTCATCATCCTCAATCAGTAAGATAGATTTTACTTGCATATCAATTATTATTTAAACTGGTAAACTTTGGCCATGTGAACGTAAAAATAGAGCCTTCCCCCAATTGGGAGGTTAGCCATATTTCCCCTTCCTGTTCGCCAACAATTTTTTTGACAATAGACAGACCGATACCGGTGCTTTCTGCTTCGTTTTTCTCACGCAGGGTTTGAAAAATCGTAAATATCTTTTGATGGTATTCGGGTGCAATCCCAATTCCATTATCTGCAACTGAAAACTGATAATATTCACCCACGTCAGTCCAATCTATGGTGATAATACAATCTTCTTTCTTACTATATTTTACTGCATTGCTTATCAGATTTGAGAATACCTGTTCCAGGTAAAGACGTTTGGTCTGTAATACAGGCATAGAAGATGGCAGATTTACCTTACAACTGGCAGGTACCAGCAACTCTACAATTTCCTGCACTATCTGGCCTACATGGACAATCTCAATAGACTCTGTTTTACGACCAATACGGGCATATTGCAACAGTCCATTAATTAGACTTTCCAGTCTGATAATACGTCCACGCATCTTTGTATGGTATTTCTTCAGTTGGTCAGATAGTTCTGACTCCAGATCTTCTTCTATCCACTGAAGAATATTGTACATTCCTCTTAAAGGAGCTTTTAAGTCGTGTGAAACCACATAGGCAAACTGATCCAGTTCCTGATTTCTTTTTGTCAAAACGGCAAAAGAATGCTGCAGTTTTTGAGACATGATATTTAAGGATCGAGACAAATGGGTCAGTTCATCATTTTCCTGATCTTTGATAACAGAAAATGTACCCTGTGATATTTTCTCAGCTAGACTTACCATACTATAGATCCGGCGGGTGATTGTCTTAACAACAAAAAAACCGGTGATAATGGCAATGGTAATATACCCTATAGCTAACGAAGCAGAAACAAAGTTTGTGTATCGGATAGAATCACGAAGCCTCTGCTGCCTCCTGTTACGTACGTAATACTCGTATTGATCAAACTCTTTAAATTTTAACGTTATAACGTCATTTAATTGTTGACCAACTCCCCTTCGTTGCTTCTTCTCAAAAAGCTCCATATAGACTTCTTTGCCTTTTGTAGTTTCCAGACTTTCCTGCTTGGCTTTAATGAGTGCATTGGCATATTCTATCCATTCGGTATGTAACATGGCAATTGAATCCAGACAACGCAACTGCTCTGCATTACCTTTCACAATTTCCCTTTCTTCCCGAAATATGGGAGGTATTTCTTTAAGGCCTGCATAATAGGAATCCAAAAAAGTCTCTTTCTCGGCAAGAAGATATCCTCGCAAACCACTCTGCATCTGGATGATGCTTTTGTGCAGTCTGTTTGAGTTACGCAAAATGGTTTCGGAACGGGAAAGAAATTCCATGTTACGAATTACCTTATTAGATAACTGATAATTTACGATCAGATCCACAATCGCAAAAAATATGACAAACCCAAAACCTATATATATCTTCTGGGAAATTTTCATTCGAACACAGTGAGTTAAACTAGGATACAGTGTACTAAGTATGTACATTCTGAGTTTTCAGAATGGAAAAATGGAGAGTTTTACTGGGCTTAAATAGAGCCGATTATATTAAAACATAACTCAGCTTTTAAGAGGTGGTTACTGGCAAAGTAAAAAAATCAGGCTGATAAAACCAAAAATAGCAGAAGAAACGAAAGCAGGAAGTCTTGTTTTAGTTATAAATGCCAGGGAAACCCATTTTATATAGCAATAAAAAATCCCCACATAGCTGAGTTATGTGGGGATATATAAGATACTTTAAAATCACTAATTAAAACAGATAACGGAGTCCTAACTGCCCCTGGAAGCGGGAGTTAAACTGATCTATTGAATAGGTAGAAGTAGGTGTTGTAAATGTATACGTTGGCTCACTGCTGTTTGTCGCAGAACGAGTCACAGTAAGACCTGTGTTGACAGATGAACTACGTGTGTTAGGAACAAAATACACAATGCCCCAGGTTTTACTTAGCAAATTGGTAAAATTGATCATGTCGAAAGATACCTGTATGGTATGTTTACGAGTACCCGCCTTAAAGTTGAAATCCTGCATCAGACGCACATCCAGACGATTGTTCCAGGGTGTACGGGCACCATTTCGTTCAGTAAACTGTCCCCTGCGAGAACTCAGATAGGAATTCCCATCGATAAATTTATTCAAATCCTGCCATTGTTGTGCAGCAGAAACTTTTACAGAACCATCACTATTTTTTATATCTACCATTTTAAACGAACCTGTACCTTCAGAAGGGCTAAAGTCGGATGTCTTAGGAATATAAGCCAGATCTATCTGTTGTCCGTTTCGCGTCAGATTATTACTTCCGATAACCCAGGTAAACGGAGAGCCAGATTCAGCGGTGAAAATAAATGAGATGTAAGATGTCAGTTTTTCACTCCAAGCCTTTTTATAATTTACTGTAGCCACAATCCGGTGCCGAATGTCAAAGTTTGAATAAGTTAATTGAGGATTGTTTGGATTCAGGTTCTGATTCAACTGCCATCCGGATTCAGGAGAGTTACGAATACCATTCAGAATATCTTTTGACTGACCGTAGGTATAGGCGGCAGAGATATTTAAGCCAAATTGATATGCCTTCTGAATTTGTGCAGTCAACTGATAACGATAGCCCTTTGTTGTATTGGTTATCAGATACACACTGGAAAAGTTGTTCGATACACGTCCTCCTGTTGAACCGCCTTGTAAATACAGAGGCTGCTGTTTTTCTATATCATACGCCGCATAATAGACTGAGTCTTTCAGGTTAATCTGTTTGATCATCATATCCTGAAGTGTCTTGGTGTAGATTGCTTCCAGTGTTAATTTATATCCTTGTGGAAGATTGAAATCTATAGCCAGATTGCTACGCCACATACGTGGGAGCTTGAAGTTCTTATCAAAGATATCCAGTTCACGACGGGCATTTAACCCAGGAGCAATGCTTGAATTAACAGACGGAAACGTGGTTGGATTCAGTAATGAGTAGGACTGACCTGAAGAAGTCTGCCCTGTTAGAGGTAGAGATGTGAACGAACCAGAATAGGTTGGCTGTGCATCAAATGCGCCAAAGTTTACGCCGTTGTTCACATATGAATAGCCAAGCCATGCAAAAGGAATGCGGCCTGTGAAGATGCCTGATCCACCTCTCAATACAATAGATTGATTTCCTTTTACATCATAGTTAAAACCAATACGTGGCGAAATATATACCTGTCCGAAATACTTATTACTGATAGAAGAAACCGTATGTCCAAATGTATAAGTCGGATTACCTGTTGTTGTGGTACCTGTTTGTGTGTCCAATACAGAGGAAGTATAAGCATCCGGGAAAATAGCATGGGCATCTGTCGGTGGAGTATTTGGTACAGTAGTCATATCTGCACGCAAACCGTAGGTAAGTGTAAAGCGACTATTTATAGTAAACTCATCCTGTGCATACAAGCTGAACATATTTACTTTGTAATGAGCAGGTGAGTTATTCAGGTTATAATCACGTGAATTATCTCCACTCAAACTATAAATAGCACGCAAACGAGCTGGCTGATCATTCAGGAATTGTTGTACGCTATTATAATCATAACGTCCATTCCAGGAATTGATGAAGTTGTATTTGATGGAATATAACTCATTGTGTGTTCCAAATGTCAGACTGTGATTTCCGAGAAACCATTTGAAATTATCTGTGATTTCAAATGTTTGCTGACGCATGTTAAAAATACCCGCTTCCCGGTTTGTTCCCAGTAATACTGTACCACTCCCCGTTGTAGTTGGATCTGAACCTACATTATTAATCTGAATTTGTGGAAAAATAATACCTACAGGATTCCGACGATCCTTTATATCGGTATACCCTATGATCAGGTTATTGCTGATGAGATTGCTAAAACGGCTTTTCAGTTCTGCGACTGTGCTTATGTTTGTGTTCTTCTGCACAAAGTCGTAATTACCAAACTGAAATTCTGATGAACCTCTCTCCAGATTGGTTGCTTCTGAGATAACTGTATTATTTCGTAAAGCCAGCTGATGCTTGCTGGTAATATTCCAGTCAATCCTGTTAAAGAACTTATTGCTATTTGCATAAATAGAATAATCACCTGTAGCACCTGGATCATATCCATAATTGGTGATCAGCTTATTGCGAATAGCATCGGCAGTAGCTTGAGACATAAAATAATTTGGAGAACCAGCAGGAAAAAACTGAGGAACCTGATTTCGGGCTATTTCTTCATTGGTAAAGAAGAAGAGCTTATCTTTTATGATGGGAAATCCAATCCGGAAACCTGTCTGGTAATCATGGTATGCACTGCTGATTTTTCCGTCATTTACACGATCGCTTCCTTTGTAATGCCCGGTAATGGCAGAACTTCGACCAAATGCATAGACAGATCCAGTCACTTCATTCGAACCACTACGTGATACAGCATTTACACTACCTCCTGTAAAGTTACCAATACTCACATCATACGGAGCAATCTGAACCTGCACTTCCTGTACTGCATCCAGACTAAAGGAATTGGATCGGGTACTACTACCAGGCTGATTGGCAGTACCACTTAATCCCCCCAATGAAGGACTAAATCCAATCGCATCATTATTAATGGCTCCATCCAGAGTAATGTTGTTATACCGAAAATTTGTACCTGCGAAAGAGTTATTGCTTGACTGAGGAGTAAGACGCGTAAAATCAGAGAAACTTCTGGATAAAGTAGGCAAAGTCTGAATTTGTTCCTTGCTTACTCCAATAGCAGCTCCGATTTTGGCTTGCCCTGCACTGGAAATAACTTTCACTTCTTCTAGTTGCGTTGATTCATCCTGTAAGATGAAGTCTATTTTCTGCTTTTCGCCTAATTGCAGATAAATATTTTCCCGTTTTTCAGCCTTGAAACTCACAAAGGTGATTGTCAGTTCATAAGGCCCGCCAGGAGTCAGGTTTACAAAGTTATAGCGCCCATCAGCATTGGTTAATGCACCTAACTGGCGATTAGTAGGCTTATGAACTAAAGAAACAGTAGCACCTGGTAATACTTCACCATTTTTATCTGTGATGCGCCCGCTTAAAGATGAACTAGTAGTTTGTGCAAAAAGAGTCACGTTTACTGCACATACTATGTACAGTAAAACAAACGTAAAGAATTTCATATAAAATGAATAGAAGTTGTAGCTGTGGGTAACAGTTACATAAGGAATAGCTAAGAATACACTTACCTGTGCACCCTTTTATGAGAGGCTAGAGCGAATGATTTTTGAGTATGTGAGGCCAGCGAAATTGTTATTTCGGGGCAAAGCTACATCAGCAAAACTAACTCAATGTGTCCCGAATATTACTAAATTGTTAATCGCCAGCTTAAAGGTGTCTTTCTATATCTTATATAGATAGGTACAAAAAAAATGCTATCAAAGGAGGTTATCATTCCTTTGATAGCTAATATACTACTATATGAGTTTCTTATTTCCTGATCCAACATCCAATTGGAAACACTGACAATAACTCCCCTATTGGCTGTCGGGAAGATAAGTGAATAGATGTATGTGTAAAAATATTTACATATTCTACTGTGTCACTTTCTTCAGGCCAACCCAGATAGGTATCTTCCCACACGTCAGTTCCAACAGGCAAACATCCGGATTCACATAAACTGACAACCTCTAATGGAAATACTACCAATGCTATCTGGGACTTCCATTCCCGAATAAAAGCAGTTACTTTACGGGCATGTTTTCCAGCTGTCAATATAGGTTTGTATACACCCTGTAAAAACAACTCAGGGTATTGTCGTCTTAACAATAATAGTTTATGCAATACAAATAATTTAAGCGAAGGATCCAGTACATTTTTAAGCTTTTCCTGAAGATAAATTGGATTGTCCATCTCTGTTACTATATTTTTCAGCACCTGCTTTCTGGTCTGATAGTTTACAGGTCGTCTGTTATCGGGATCAACCATACTAAAGTCCCATAATTCTGTTCCCTGATAGGTATCCGGAACGCCTGGCGCCGTAAGCCGAATCAGTGTTTGTATAAGTGAATAAACAGCCCCATACTTTGCCACTCTTTGCACAAATGGAACAAAAGAATGCATAAATGCCTGATTACTCAGCAGGTTATCGACAAACTCAATTGCTTTACCTTCATACACTATATCTGGTGCAGACCAATTGGTATGTACTTTGGCTTCCTTCATTACTTTGGTAATATACTCCTTTAGACGACTGTGATAATTTTCGTTCTCCGGATCTATATGCACAGGATAGGTTCCTACTAGTGTTTGATACAAAAAATATTCATCATTAGGATCAGGTATCACAAGCCCTCCTTCTGAAAATCGAAACCCTTCTGCAATTTTCTGCCATTCCAAAACCTTTGCTTTCCATTCTTCCACTATCTCACTCAACACATTGATACGTAACCGCACATCTTCACCTCGTTTGGTATCATGAGTTGCGGTGGCATTTAATGTGGTAAGAGGACGCTTCTGCATCTCCTGATGGAATTGATATGTATTTACATTCTCTTCTATATGGGGAGTGTCACCTACTTCATTACGGGAAATTAATAAATTGTACATATAAAATGTTGTATCCTCGACTCCTTTAGCCATCAATGGCCCTGTAAATTGTTGCGTACGCATTAAAAAACGTAATTCTTTTGAGGTTGCTTCAATAGGTTCTGGCGCCAGTATCGGACGTAGTTCTTCAAATACATTATCCAGTGCAGGAGCTTTTGCTTTTGCTTTAGCCTGTTCAAAAACCAATTTGAGTTGTTTGGCATTATCTTCAGACAGAGTTTTCTCATCCAGATATAATCGGTACACAGAAAAAGAGACCATCCAGTAAGCCAATACCTGGCGATAGTTACTACGCATTTCATCTGTAATAGAATACTCAGGAAATAGCTGCACCAGTTGTTCTGTCAGATTGTCTAATTCACCACCCATATGGTGAATCAGCATAAACAATTTTTTTCTATATACAGCTTCCTCAAAATCGTAGGCCAGCACATGTACCTGAGAATAGAATTCAGAGAGTGCTTCAATAGATTTATCACTTACCAGAAGGCGGTTCACCAACGACAAAAAATCATATCCTGTCGTCCCTTGTACTTTCCAATCAGAGGGAATATATTCATTAGGGGCCAGAATCTTTTCTACCACAACATAGGTATCCTCACCTACCAGCTCGTGCAAGCAATCCAGATAGGCTTTGGGTGCGTACAAACCATCTATATGGTCTATCCGCAATGCTTGAATAATATCCTTATCTATTAAGGATTTTATATATTTATGATAATGAGCAAAAGTTTGCTCACTTTCCATACGCAGACAAATCAATTCATTAACGGTAAAAAAACGTCTGTAATTCATACTCTTGTCAGCTTCTTGCCAGGCAGCAAGGCAAAAATTCTGAGTTTTTAGTAAATCCAGCGTTTTAGTAGTATGTCCGGAATACTCTCTTAGCACTTTTAAGTTTGTATCCTTCTGAAAAAAAGAATCAAGCTCTGCTTTAAACTGCTCCCAACTAGTGAGATCCAGCTTCTGATCAGGTTGAATAGCAGCAAATTCTTGTGCAGATTGTATAAAATAATCAGGTACAACTACAGCAGATTGAATTTCGTTTATCTGACTCAATACAGACGCATACTGCCGGAAATCAATAGGAAAACTATGTTCATAATACTGTAAATGTAGTCCCTTTGCATCATATGTAAGTGTAAGTTCTCCTTCTACTACTAATTCTTCCAGAGGTTTAGATAATAATGGCATCATAAGTTGTCCGGTATATTTAGGATGGTGCCAGTTGATATCAAAAAAGGTATAGTAAGGCGAAAAAGGTCCTTTTTCCAGTACATCATACAACCAAACATTACTAGTTTGAGAAGACATATGGTTAGGCACTATATCCTGGAGCCATGTCATCCGATGTTCATGCAACCACTCACTTATCTCAATCAGGTCCTCTTCTGTACCTAGTTCCGGATTAATGCGATGAGGATTTAATACATCATATCCATGTGTACTACCTGGTACTGCTTCAAAAAAAGGAGAAGCATAGACAGTAGTAATTCCCAGTTGATGAAGATAAGGTAATATTTCTTTCAGATGTCGGAGTGTAAATTCACGATGCAACTGTACACGATAAGTTGAAACAGGTATGTTCATACACAGTAAAAAATTTCAGTTTTTTTTGCAGAATTGATGTTTTACTAAAGGGCAGATTACATAGCTATCTTTTTTTGATTGGAAAGATCACATTGATAGACTAAAAAGCTTTCTGCAGGTAATGAAACTGTGACAGGGTCTGTCAAAGAAATTCCATCGGTATCTTCTCGGCCAAAGAGTTGTGAATCCAGCACTAGCTCCCAGGTTCCTTCAGGTAATGCAATTTCATTGATAGACTTTCCAAAATTAGCTATACATAAGAGTACACAGTCTTCAGGTGTAATAGGATCTTGAGACCAAAGTAGTACAGCATCCTTTTCAATCCAGCTCTTTACATTCTCCCGATTAAAATTGCGGAATACAGGATGGCTTTTGCGTATCTGAATTAATTTGCGATAATAGTTCCACATCTCCAGATGTTCTCCTTCCTGATATTTCCAGGAAAGCTTAGACTGAAAAAAGGTATCCTCGCTTTGCGGGTCCAGATATTCCATTCCTTCTTTTTGAAAGCCCATAAACTCTTTCTTTCTACCTTCTCTGACCGCCTGTATCAGTTCCAGATCATAATGGCTGATGAAATAATAAAAAGGATTAGTCTCCGCGTATTCTTCACCCATAAATAAAAGTGGGACATACGGCGATAACAAATACGTTCCGGCAACAACTTTCAACATATCGAAGGAGACTTGTGTGGAAAGTCTATCACTTAGCAATCGATTTCCTACCTGATCATGGTTCTGAGAGAAGACTACAAAGCGACTATAGTCATATGCCTGTGCAGGTACACCATGTGTACGTTTCCGATAATTTGAATAAGTTCCATTATATACATATGTTTGTTCGAATGCCTTTTGTAAATGTGTAATTTCTCCAAAATCAGCATAGTAGTGTCCACGGTCGTTTGTAGCCAGGGTACGCAACGCATGATGAAAATTATCCAGCCATTGGCCATCAAATCCATATCCACACTGGTCAAACGAACGTAACACCGTTACATCATTGAGATCCCGTTCTGCCACCAGTACATAGTGTTTTCCGTTTCGCTCTCTCAAAGCTTTTACTTCTTCAGACAACTCCATCAGAAAATGCTTTGCACCAAAATCCAGAATATGATCGGTAGCATCCAAACGCAGAGCATCGATATGACATTCATCGAGCCACATCAAGGCATTTTCAATGAAATAGTTACGGACCTCGTCGGAATGCGGTTCATCAAAATTAAAAGGATGCCCCCAAACAGGATTATACTTGGTACTAAAATAGGGGCCATAATGATGCATACAACTTCCTTCTGGACCAATGTGATTGTAAACCACATCCAAAAACACAGCTATCCCTTTCTGGTGACAAGCATCCACTAACCTCTTTAAGCCATCAGGCCCACCATAGGAATTTTGAGCAGCAAATGGAAATACACCATCATATCCCCAGTTACGATTGCCGGAGAATTGTGCAACAGGCATTAGCTCAATTGTATTGATACCTAACTCTAGCAAATAATCAAGCTTCTCAATAATAGTATCAAATGTCCCTTCAGATGTAAAAGTCCCTACATGCAGTTCATAAATAATCATTTCACTGAGAGGCCTTCCTTTCCATTGCTGGTCATACCACTCAAAAGATTGACTGGCAATAACCTCTGATAATTCCTGAACACCACCAGGTTGAGAACGGGATGCAGGATCAGGATAAGCCTGGCTATCGTCTAATTTATATCCATATCGGTCTCCTATAGTTACATCCTCTACTTCAAGGGTCCAATAACCAAAGTCCTCGGACTTCATAGGCAAAATCCGTT comes from the Xanthocytophaga agilis genome and includes:
- a CDS encoding sensor histidine kinase produces the protein MKISQKIYIGFGFVIFFAIVDLIVNYQLSNKVIRNMEFLSRSETILRNSNRLHKSIIQMQSGLRGYLLAEKETFLDSYYAGLKEIPPIFREEREIVKGNAEQLRCLDSIAMLHTEWIEYANALIKAKQESLETTKGKEVYMELFEKKQRRGVGQQLNDVITLKFKEFDQYEYYVRNRRQQRLRDSIRYTNFVSASLAIGYITIAIITGFFVVKTITRRIYSMVSLAEKISQGTFSVIKDQENDELTHLSRSLNIMSQKLQHSFAVLTKRNQELDQFAYVVSHDLKAPLRGMYNILQWIEEDLESELSDQLKKYHTKMRGRIIRLESLINGLLQYARIGRKTESIEIVHVGQIVQEIVELLVPASCKVNLPSSMPVLQTKRLYLEQVFSNLISNAVKYSKKEDCIITIDWTDVGEYYQFSVADNGIGIAPEYHQKIFTIFQTLREKNEAESTGIGLSIVKKIVGEQEGEIWLTSQLGEGSIFTFTWPKFTSLNNN
- a CDS encoding carboxypeptidase-like regulatory domain-containing protein; this encodes MKFFTFVLLYIVCAVNVTLFAQTTSSSLSGRITDKNGEVLPGATVSLVHKPTNRQLGALTNADGRYNFVNLTPGGPYELTITFVSFKAEKRENIYLQLGEKQKIDFILQDESTQLEEVKVISSAGQAKIGAAIGVSKEQIQTLPTLSRSFSDFTRLTPQSSNNSFAGTNFRYNNITLDGAINNDAIGFSPSLGGLSGTANQPGSSTRSNSFSLDAVQEVQVQIAPYDVSIGNFTGGSVNAVSRSGSNEVTGSVYAFGRSSAITGHYKGSDRVNDGKISSAYHDYQTGFRIGFPIIKDKLFFFTNEEIARNQVPQFFPAGSPNYFMSQATADAIRNKLITNYGYDPGATGDYSIYANSNKFFNRIDWNITSKHQLALRNNTVISEATNLERGSSEFQFGNYDFVQKNTNISTVAELKSRFSNLISNNLIIGYTDIKDRRNPVGIIFPQIQINNVGSDPTTTGSGTVLLGTNREAGIFNMRQQTFEITDNFKWFLGNHSLTFGTHNELYSIKYNFINSWNGRYDYNSVQQFLNDQPARLRAIYSLSGDNSRDYNLNNSPAHYKVNMFSLYAQDEFTINSRFTLTYGLRADMTTVPNTPPTDAHAIFPDAYTSSVLDTQTGTTTTGNPTYTFGHTVSSISNKYFGQVYISPRIGFNYDVKGNQSIVLRGGSGIFTGRIPFAWLGYSYVNNGVNFGAFDAQPTYSGSFTSLPLTGQTSSGQSYSLLNPTTFPSVNSSIAPGLNARRELDIFDKNFKLPRMWRSNLAIDFNLPQGYKLTLEAIYTKTLQDMMIKQINLKDSVYYAAYDIEKQQPLYLQGGSTGGRVSNNFSSVYLITNTTKGYRYQLTAQIQKAYQFGLNISAAYTYGQSKDILNGIRNSPESGWQLNQNLNPNNPQLTYSNFDIRHRIVATVNYKKAWSEKLTSYISFIFTAESGSPFTWVIGSNNLTRNGQQIDLAYIPKTSDFSPSEGTGSFKMVDIKNSDGSVKVSAAQQWQDLNKFIDGNSYLSSRRGQFTERNGARTPWNNRLDVRLMQDFNFKAGTRKHTIQVSFDMINFTNLLSKTWGIVYFVPNTRSSSVNTGLTVTRSATNSSEPTYTFTTPTSTYSIDQFNSRFQGQLGLRYLF
- the treY gene encoding malto-oligosyltrehalose synthase, with protein sequence MNIPVSTYRVQLHREFTLRHLKEILPYLHQLGITTVYASPFFEAVPGSTHGYDVLNPHRINPELGTEEDLIEISEWLHEHRMTWLQDIVPNHMSSQTSNVWLYDVLEKGPFSPYYTFFDINWHHPKYTGQLMMPLLSKPLEELVVEGELTLTYDAKGLHLQYYEHSFPIDFRQYASVLSQINEIQSAVVVPDYFIQSAQEFAAIQPDQKLDLTSWEQFKAELDSFFQKDTNLKVLREYSGHTTKTLDLLKTQNFCLAAWQEADKSMNYRRFFTVNELICLRMESEQTFAHYHKYIKSLIDKDIIQALRIDHIDGLYAPKAYLDCLHELVGEDTYVVVEKILAPNEYIPSDWKVQGTTGYDFLSLVNRLLVSDKSIEALSEFYSQVHVLAYDFEEAVYRKKLFMLIHHMGGELDNLTEQLVQLFPEYSITDEMRSNYRQVLAYWMVSFSVYRLYLDEKTLSEDNAKQLKLVFEQAKAKAKAPALDNVFEELRPILAPEPIEATSKELRFLMRTQQFTGPLMAKGVEDTTFYMYNLLISRNEVGDTPHIEENVNTYQFHQEMQKRPLTTLNATATHDTKRGEDVRLRINVLSEIVEEWKAKVLEWQKIAEGFRFSEGGLVIPDPNDEYFLYQTLVGTYPVHIDPENENYHSRLKEYITKVMKEAKVHTNWSAPDIVYEGKAIEFVDNLLSNQAFMHSFVPFVQRVAKYGAVYSLIQTLIRLTAPGVPDTYQGTELWDFSMVDPDNRRPVNYQTRKQVLKNIVTEMDNPIYLQEKLKNVLDPSLKLFVLHKLLLLRRQYPELFLQGVYKPILTAGKHARKVTAFIREWKSQIALVVFPLEVVSLCESGCLPVGTDVWEDTYLGWPEESDTVEYVNIFTHTSIHLSSRQPIGELLSVFPIGCWIRK
- the treZ gene encoding malto-oligosyltrehalose trehalohydrolase → MRKPIGAFWNNGKGSFTVWAPLVSKVELEITSSDQEIGKRILPMKSEDFGYWTLEVEDVTIGDRYGYKLDDSQAYPDPASRSQPGGVQELSEVIASQSFEWYDQQWKGRPLSEMIIYELHVGTFTSEGTFDTIIEKLDYLLELGINTIELMPVAQFSGNRNWGYDGVFPFAAQNSYGGPDGLKRLVDACHQKGIAVFLDVVYNHIGPEGSCMHHYGPYFSTKYNPVWGHPFNFDEPHSDEVRNYFIENALMWLDECHIDALRLDATDHILDFGAKHFLMELSEEVKALRERNGKHYVLVAERDLNDVTVLRSFDQCGYGFDGQWLDNFHHALRTLATNDRGHYYADFGEITHLQKAFEQTYVYNGTYSNYRKRTHGVPAQAYDYSRFVVFSQNHDQVGNRLLSDRLSTQVSFDMLKVVAGTYLLSPYVPLLFMGEEYAETNPFYYFISHYDLELIQAVREGRKKEFMGFQKEGMEYLDPQSEDTFFQSKLSWKYQEGEHLEMWNYYRKLIQIRKSHPVFRNFNRENVKSWIEKDAVLLWSQDPITPEDCVLLCIANFGKSINEIALPEGTWELVLDSQLFGREDTDGISLTDPVTVSLPAESFLVYQCDLSNQKKIAM